The following coding sequences lie in one Armatimonadota bacterium genomic window:
- a CDS encoding DUF3500 domain-containing protein encodes MKHNPLVRILFGVFVALLLTLQLCSCGGGSKASGAASLSITWPDQSRLIPVAANSITVAFLNGSTTVASQTVARPSSGNQSTVSFSSLPATSLTLTAKAFPSTDGSGTAQASASQSVTITADSTTSVTLTMASTISTLSLSPTSPSVAAGSSATLTLSAKDSSGATVITSDSTMTWTSSNTSVATVAAGGVVTGVAAGTSTITVTDSESGKSASVTATVTSSGTTIVDLANAYISSLSSTQQAAVVVSASATNAAKWSNLPATPASDGTNTLRNGVSYSSLTTAQKTAFINLVQAAIGTNGYDQWTQIRASDNYLGASRSGYSGDYQYVAFVGTPSTSGNWLLQIGGHHNAHNYYYTGNTLDTTTPYFLGVEPQTFTYNSTSYTPLLAQRNGMYNLVNSLTSTQLTSAKLTSSFSDVYLGPGKDARSNFPTGTSGRGILASSLTSTQQTLLKTAIAAWVDTSAEASTYQSLYESELASTYVAYSGTTTFNSQGDYVRIDGPHVWIEFVCQNGVVFSGIHFHTVWRDRVTDYNADFGF; translated from the coding sequence TCGTGGCCCTGCTCCTCACCCTACAGCTCTGCTCCTGCGGAGGGGGCTCGAAGGCATCGGGAGCAGCGAGCCTCTCGATCACTTGGCCCGACCAAAGCCGGTTGATTCCGGTTGCAGCCAATAGCATCACGGTGGCGTTCCTCAACGGCTCGACGACCGTCGCCAGCCAAACCGTGGCACGCCCGTCGAGCGGCAACCAAAGCACGGTCAGCTTTTCGAGCCTTCCGGCAACGTCCCTGACCCTAACGGCCAAAGCGTTTCCATCTACCGACGGTTCTGGAACGGCCCAGGCGAGTGCGAGCCAATCGGTGACGATCACGGCCGACTCGACGACCTCTGTCACCCTCACGATGGCGTCCACGATTTCGACTTTGTCGCTCAGCCCAACCTCGCCAAGCGTGGCTGCCGGCAGTTCGGCGACTCTGACTCTGAGCGCGAAGGATTCTTCCGGCGCGACGGTCATCACGTCGGATTCGACGATGACTTGGACTTCATCCAATACGTCGGTGGCAACCGTAGCCGCTGGCGGCGTCGTGACCGGCGTCGCAGCAGGCACATCGACCATCACCGTAACCGACTCTGAATCGGGCAAGTCTGCGTCGGTGACCGCCACGGTCACGTCAAGTGGAACGACCATCGTTGACCTCGCCAATGCCTACATCAGTTCGCTGAGTTCGACCCAGCAAGCGGCGGTTGTCGTGTCTGCCTCGGCCACGAACGCGGCTAAGTGGTCAAACCTTCCGGCCACCCCTGCCTCCGACGGCACCAATACCTTACGGAACGGCGTTTCGTATTCGTCGCTGACTACCGCGCAAAAGACGGCGTTCATCAACCTCGTCCAGGCGGCTATCGGCACGAACGGCTACGATCAGTGGACGCAAATCCGAGCTTCGGACAACTACCTCGGTGCTTCGCGAAGTGGCTACAGCGGCGACTACCAGTACGTGGCATTTGTCGGGACCCCTTCGACGAGTGGGAACTGGCTGCTGCAGATTGGTGGTCACCACAACGCCCATAACTACTACTACACCGGCAACACACTAGATACCACGACCCCGTACTTCCTTGGTGTCGAGCCTCAGACCTTCACCTACAACTCAACGTCCTACACTCCTCTTCTCGCCCAGCGAAATGGAATGTATAACCTCGTCAATTCGCTGACATCCACGCAGTTGACCTCGGCGAAGCTCACCAGCAGTTTCTCGGACGTCTACCTCGGCCCCGGAAAAGACGCTCGCTCGAACTTCCCGACCGGCACCAGCGGACGTGGCATTCTCGCCTCGAGCCTGACGAGCACTCAGCAGACTCTGCTTAAGACGGCCATCGCGGCGTGGGTCGATACCAGCGCCGAGGCCTCGACGTACCAGTCGCTGTATGAGTCGGAGTTGGCATCCACCTACGTAGCCTATTCGGGCACGACGACCTTCAACAGCCAGGGAGACTATGTTCGGATCGACGGACCTCATGTCTGGATCGAGTTCGTCTGCCAAAACGGCGTCGTGTTCTCGGGCATTCACTTCCACACCGTGTGGAGAGATCGGGTGACGGATTACAATGCGGACTTCGGGTTCTAA
- a CDS encoding HupE/UreJ family protein — translation MRTSGSKPLGRLLAVLGFMLAATLAWSHPMPKTAVMLKFRNDRIDAELLLPVVELKLGWDKPLPDDAEHTVSEYGLELKSYVADHICPVAPDGEPWSVVVHSVTPVPDTFPDVRVDLSMIPPKGQPVDRLTFNYDVIFHHLITHEAIISVVGDWRNGLISDKPVVLATMWDRTRSIEIDRSGGSWFRGFAATFRLGMRHIAEGTDHLLFLLALLLPAPLALGTKKWGEFVGAKVAIRKIVKVVSAFTVGHSITLLFGALQWVRVPEAPIEAAIALSIFVSAIHAFVPVFRGREMFVAGGFGLVHGLAFAATLNGFGFDALTLVTSIFSFNLGIETFQLFVIGLAMPIVILLARTRFYRFFRGVGATATAIASATWFGERAFGWSNPVSPVVERAAAHATWVLVSLLVVAVAANLFERSHRSALEPA, via the coding sequence ATGCGGACTTCGGGTTCTAAACCGCTGGGACGGCTCCTCGCCGTCCTTGGCTTCATGCTGGCGGCAACGCTGGCATGGAGCCACCCCATGCCGAAGACGGCCGTCATGCTGAAGTTTCGCAACGACCGCATTGACGCCGAACTTCTGCTTCCGGTTGTCGAACTGAAGTTGGGATGGGATAAACCCCTTCCCGACGACGCCGAGCACACGGTCAGCGAATATGGTCTGGAACTCAAGAGCTATGTCGCTGACCATATTTGCCCGGTCGCACCGGACGGCGAGCCGTGGTCGGTGGTCGTGCATTCTGTGACTCCGGTCCCCGACACTTTCCCCGACGTGCGAGTCGATCTGTCGATGATCCCGCCTAAGGGGCAACCCGTCGATCGATTGACGTTCAACTACGACGTCATCTTCCACCACCTCATCACTCATGAGGCGATCATATCGGTTGTCGGCGATTGGCGCAATGGGCTAATTTCCGACAAACCGGTTGTGCTGGCCACCATGTGGGACCGAACGAGGTCAATCGAAATCGACCGCTCTGGTGGGAGTTGGTTTCGGGGCTTTGCGGCGACGTTCCGACTCGGCATGAGGCATATCGCCGAAGGCACCGATCACTTACTCTTTCTACTTGCGCTTCTGCTTCCTGCGCCGCTGGCCCTGGGAACAAAGAAATGGGGTGAGTTCGTGGGTGCCAAAGTCGCGATTCGAAAGATCGTCAAAGTCGTTTCTGCGTTCACCGTCGGCCACTCGATCACGCTTCTTTTTGGCGCGCTGCAGTGGGTCCGCGTGCCCGAAGCTCCGATTGAGGCCGCCATTGCGTTGTCCATCTTTGTTTCGGCGATCCACGCGTTCGTGCCCGTTTTTCGAGGGCGAGAAATGTTCGTTGCCGGCGGTTTCGGCCTTGTGCATGGGCTAGCGTTTGCGGCCACGTTGAACGGGTTTGGATTCGACGCCCTGACGCTCGTAACGAGCATCTTCAGCTTCAACTTGGGGATCGAGACGTTCCAGCTCTTCGTGATTGGCCTTGCGATGCCGATTGTCATTCTCTTGGCTCGGACCCGGTTCTACCGTTTCTTCCGCGGCGTTGGTGCGACGGCAACGGCGATTGCATCCGCGACGTGGTTCGGAGAGAGAGCCTTTGGTTGGTCGAATCCGGTGAGTCCGGTTGTCGAGCGCGCTGCGGCTCATGCGACGTGGGTTCTAGTTTCACTCCTGGTCGTCGCGGTGGCCGCCAATCTTTTTGAGCGGTCGCACCGCAGCGCCCTCGAACCGGCCTAA
- a CDS encoding HAMP domain-containing protein — protein sequence MMTSDRSRLHSVRVRLLATSMLVIMALLLAFGIVADQLFRHALLSNIENDLKRRGAHFASSVLPPDGRGPGNSSSPRQSNDKGPSFDGPPPDDGGPFASDGPPNGGPPGKNGSSGNSGPPDQMLTSHSKSNEEWAAPINFAVASFEEHKNDVYDPIGFEMAAKGKPGFTTVLRNGEPVRVYSAPTYRQGKINEVVQVAAPIGSALAALQNLRWLLIVVGIPVGILLGGLATLVLVSKFLQPLGQLNQDAVRIEGMGFGERLAVLGRDEFASLAETLNRMLGRLESLYRQQTDTADALRRTVEQQRRFTADASHELKTPLTIVKANTGIMLGDNLSDDHRTLVSDIDFAADQMTSIVRDLLLLARADAGKLNEAPASFDLCEAVTEAIRSVPNAKDRVELNVPQSPIFANGQAEQIGRVVINLVGNALVHSESKTPVEVFVREDRETVVIEVVDRGKGIAASHLPHLFERFYRIDESRSSETGGSGLGLAICEAIVRAHHGAIGVESEVGRGTRIKVTLPKG from the coding sequence ATGATGACCTCTGACCGAAGCCGCCTGCATTCGGTGCGGGTTCGCCTTTTGGCGACATCGATGCTCGTCATCATGGCGCTTCTGCTAGCGTTCGGGATCGTCGCCGACCAACTCTTCCGTCACGCCCTGCTCAGTAATATCGAGAATGACCTGAAGCGGCGCGGAGCCCATTTTGCTTCGTCGGTTCTGCCGCCCGATGGTCGCGGGCCGGGCAATTCCTCATCACCAAGACAATCCAACGATAAGGGACCCTCTTTCGACGGCCCGCCACCCGATGACGGTGGACCATTCGCTAGCGATGGTCCGCCCAATGGAGGGCCACCAGGCAAGAACGGTTCTTCAGGCAACAGCGGGCCTCCCGATCAGATGCTGACCTCCCACTCGAAGTCCAACGAGGAGTGGGCCGCACCGATCAACTTCGCCGTTGCCTCGTTCGAAGAGCACAAGAATGACGTTTACGATCCCATCGGCTTTGAGATGGCGGCCAAAGGGAAACCGGGATTCACAACCGTCTTGCGCAACGGCGAGCCCGTCCGAGTCTATAGCGCACCGACCTACAGGCAGGGGAAGATCAACGAGGTTGTGCAGGTTGCCGCGCCCATCGGCTCGGCTCTGGCGGCCTTGCAGAACCTCCGATGGCTCTTGATCGTGGTGGGCATTCCGGTTGGCATCCTCCTTGGTGGGCTTGCGACCCTGGTGTTAGTCTCGAAATTCCTTCAGCCGCTTGGTCAACTTAACCAAGACGCGGTTCGCATCGAAGGGATGGGCTTTGGCGAGCGTCTGGCGGTCTTGGGTCGAGACGAATTTGCCTCGTTGGCGGAGACATTGAACCGGATGCTGGGACGATTGGAGTCGCTTTATCGCCAGCAGACCGACACGGCCGACGCGCTACGGCGCACCGTGGAGCAGCAGCGCCGCTTTACCGCCGACGCCTCGCACGAACTGAAGACCCCACTGACGATCGTGAAGGCCAACACGGGAATTATGCTCGGCGATAACCTCTCCGACGACCACCGAACCCTAGTGAGCGATATCGACTTTGCCGCCGATCAAATGACCTCCATCGTTCGCGATCTGCTGCTTCTTGCGCGGGCCGATGCCGGAAAACTCAATGAAGCGCCCGCATCTTTTGATCTGTGCGAGGCGGTGACCGAAGCGATCCGGTCGGTCCCGAACGCAAAGGATCGAGTGGAACTGAACGTGCCCCAATCTCCCATTTTCGCCAACGGACAAGCCGAGCAGATTGGGCGCGTTGTGATCAATCTTGTTGGTAACGCCCTCGTGCATTCGGAGAGCAAAACGCCCGTTGAAGTTTTCGTTCGAGAAGATCGCGAAACTGTCGTGATCGAAGTCGTTGATCGAGGGAAGGGCATCGCCGCAAGCCATCTGCCCCACTTGTTCGAACGGTTCTATCGCATCGATGAATCGAGAAGCTCGGAGACCGGCGGCAGCGGACTGGGACTGGCGATTTGCGAGGCAATCGTCCGTGCTCACCACGGCGCAATCGGAGTCGAAAGCGAAGTGGGCAGAGGAACCCGGATCAAGGTCACTCTACCCAAGGGTTAG